In Microtus ochrogaster isolate Prairie Vole_2 unplaced genomic scaffold, MicOch1.0 UNK108, whole genome shotgun sequence, the genomic stretch agaaaaataaaaatcagtaaaaatagaaaccacatctattcacataaaatataataaaaatatgaaagtttgattttgtaaaaattacactgaagtgtttcttaaaatttaaattaaaggaaCTTTGTATAAAGAAAAAGCTCTTGATTGGTTTCTATACACTCTTTTAGACATCTGCAATTGTTGTGTGCTCACTCTGCATCCTTTGTTCAGAACTCAGTTATGTGTCATCACCACAGTGTCTCCTTTCCATTGGTTTTTTCATGTTCTCCACAAGATGATTAAAtacaaaccatttttttcttgtggttttcttgaaacagagtctcaaaTTGTAGTATTGGTAGACCTCAACTCTTTATCTAGAGTATGTTTACTTAGATCACACAGAAATCTCCCTCTCCTGTtttctgaatactgggattaaatatgtaaGCTAtcagtgcttttatttcttctcttcttttctttctttctttctttttttactatttcttttttttatttgctaaggTATTAAGGACTATTTTCAAGAAGAGTGGAGAAAATACTCATCCTTGTCCAatctctgtttgtttatttgagccAGCGTCTGTTTATGCAACCCTAGTCACTAGGACATGCTAAGCAGTCAGACTGGCCATAAACAGTAGGGGTTTTTTCATCCTCTGCCACCCAAGAGTTTTGATTAAGCATACTCACCAACACATACAAATGACCTCACTTAGGATTTCATTGGaaattctttgagtttcttttcctgtagTACAATGTTGTCAATATGATTGCCATAGAAAACTTTTTAATATGATCAGACTCTAAAACATTGAGTAATTAATGTTTTAACTCTTTTTAAGTCAAGATGGGTTCCTTTGATTGTGTGGACTTCCCATCGGGCAGGGCACACTGACTTCTCTtagcactggagaggaaggggaagggggattggggggagtaggagggaaatgCAAGGATGGGAAGAGGtcgaaatttttaataaataaataaataaataaaaatgaaacaaaaaagtattgtgtttgatttaaattttaactCTCAATGAATGCTAAATTTTATTAAGAGCCATTTCTGCACATATTTGAATAATCATGTAGGCCTCTGCTTGGGTCTATTTCTGGGCTACATTTACTTAacagatttgcatatgttgaccAATCCTTGTAACCTTGGAATAAAGTCATGTCTGTCACAGGGAAGATCTTTCTGTTGTGTTGTTTACTTATAGTACTCAATGTTTAGTTGAGAATTTTCCATTCAAGCCATGAAAATGTGTAGCGTCTGATGttctttattttgtctcattTCCATAAGATTCCTTTCCTCCATATTTATATAAAGGATCTTTTTACGATGGTAACTGAGGTTTGTTTTTGGAAGTACAAATATATGTAGGTTTTACAAACCCAAATCTTTGTTTGTGTATAATGATAGgagaatatgaaaattaatatttagttttgagaataattttctaatttttgttaaNNNNNNNNNNNNNNNNNNNNNNNNNNNNNNNNNNNNNNNNNNNNNNNNNNNNNNNNNNNNNNNNNNNNNNNNNNNNNNNNNNNNNNNNNNNNNNNNNNNNNNNNNNNNNNNNNNNNNNNNNNNNNNNNNNNNNNNNNNNNNNNNNNNNNNNNNNNNNNNNNNNNNNNNNNNNNNNNNNNNNNNNNNNNNNNNNNNNNNNNNNNNNNNNNNNNNNNNNNNNNNNNNNNNNNNNNNNNNNNNNNNNNNNNNNNNNNNNNNNNNNNNNNNNNNNNNNNNNNNNNNNNNNNNNNNNNNNNNNNNNNNNNNNNNNNNNNNNNNNNNNNNNNNNNNNNNNNNNNNNNNNNNNNNNNNNNNNNNNNNNNNNNNNNNNNNNNNNNNNNNNNNNNNNNNNNNNNNNNNNNNNNNNNNNNNNNNNNNNNNNNNNNNNNNNNNNNNNNNNNNNNNNNNNNNNNNNNNNNNNNNNNNNNNNNNNNNNNNNNNNNNNNNNNNNNNNNNNNNNNNNNNNNNNNNNNNNNNNNNNNNNNNNNNNNNNNNNNNNNNNNNNNNNNNNNNNNNNNNNNNNNNNNNNNNNNNNNNNNNNNNNNNNNNNNNNNNNNNNNNNNNNNNNNNNNNNNNNNNNNNNNNNNNNNNNNNNNNNNNNNNNNNNNNNNNNNNNNNNNNNNNNNNNNNNNNNNNNNNNNNNNNNNNNNNNNNNNNNNNNNNNNNNNNNNNNNNNNNNNNNNNNNNNNNNNNNNNNNNNNNNNNNNNNNNNNNNNNNNNNNNNNNNNNNNNNNNNNNNNNNNNNNNNNNNNNNNNNNNNNNNNNNNNNNNNNNNNNNNNNNNNNNNNNNNNNNNNNNNNNNNNNNNNNNNNNNNNNNNNNNNNNNNNNNNNNNNNNNNNNNNNNNNNNNNNNNNNNNNNNNNNNNNNNNNNNNNNNNNNNNNNNNNNNNNNNNNNNNNNNNNNNNNNNNNNNNNNNNNNNNNNNNNNNNNNNNNNNNNNNNNNNNNNNNNNNNNNNNNNNNNNNNNNNNNNNNNNNNNNNNNNNNNNNNNNNNNNNNNNNNNNNNNNNNNNNNNNNNNNNNNNNNNNNNNNNNNNNNNNNNNNNNNNNNNNNNNNNNNNNNNNNNNNNNNNNNNNNNNNNNNNNNNNNNNNNNNNNNNNNNNNNNNNNNNNNNNNNNNNNNNNNNNNNNNNNNNNNNNNNNNNNNNNNNNNNNNNNNNNNNNNNNNNNNNNNNNNNNNNNNNNNNNNNNNNNNNNNNNNNNNNNNNNNNNNNNNNNNNNNNNNNNNNNNNNNNNNNNNNNNNNNNNNNNNNNNNNNNNNNNNNNNNNNNNNNNNNNNNNNNNNNNNNNNNNNNNNNNNNNNNNNNNNNNNNNNNNNNNNNNNNNNNNNNNNNNNNNNNNNNNNNNNNNNNNNNNNNNNNNNNNNNNNNNNNNNNNNNNNNNNNNNNNNNNNNNNNNNNNNNNNNNNNNNNNNNNNNNNNNNNNNNNNNNNNNNNNNNNNNNNNNNNNNNNNNNNNNNNNNNNNNNNNNNNNNNNNNNNNNNNNNNNNNNNNNNNNNNNNNNNNNNNNNNNNNNNNNNNNNNNNNNNNNNNNNNNNNNNNNNNNNNNNNNNNNNNNNNNNNNNNNNNNNNNNNNNNNNNNNNNNNNNNNNNNNNNNNNNNNNNNNNNNNNNNNNNNNNNNNNNNNNNNNNNNNNNNNNNNNNNNNNNNNNNNNNNNNNNNNNNNNNNNNNNNNNNNNNNNNNNNNNNNNNNNNNNNNNNNNNNNNNNNNNNNNNNNNNNNNNNNNNNNNNNNNNNNNNNNNNNNNNNNNNNNNNNNNNNNNNNNNNNNNNNNNNNNNNNNNNNNNNNNNNNNNNNNNNNNNNNNNNNNNNNNNNNNNNNNNNNNNNNNNNNNNNNNNNNNNNNNNNNNNNNNNNNNNNNNNNNNNNNNNNNNNNNNNNNNNNNNNNNNNNNNNNNNNNNNNNNNNNNNNNNccttcattccttccttccttccttccttccttccttccttccttccttccttccttccttctttccttcctccttctctctctctttctttaatttttttgttttattttagagacaaatttctctttctatccctggttgtcttagaacttgctatgtagaagaGGTTCCCTCTAAccaagagatccaccttcctctgccctctgaattctgggattaaagacatatattACCACAACCTGATGTAAGGCATGTCTTTCTAGCTCCAAGATCTGGGTCTCAAGTGTATCTTCTTGCTTCAAGTTAAGCAAAAATAACTCACAAGTGTGCTCTCCATTTTTGGGTTCTAATAAATTCCAGATGTCATCAAAATTATAATCTTGAAGTGCCCTCACAGCCTCTTTTGTTTATAAAGGATATATTTGTTGGGTATAGTAACAAGATTGTGCACATATATCTCTAACTGCTTTAATTGCATCACTGGTACTCTGCCCGTTTAAGTGAAATCATGAAGGAACCTTCTGTATATAAGGGGTCTTTCTACGAATAGGTTTTCTCACATGCtgccttcatttttcatttttttccaatataatacaaatttaaagtaaaatacttCATAGGAAGTTTTGCTCTCTAATATTATGTGTTTAGTATTTAaattcttcctgtctccagatgGCCACATATCTCAATGCATTTGTGGAAATTACTACTACATTTTATTGAACATATTGCTGAAGCCTTCATcagtcctttttcttcttttcttctgtccagTTTTTGTAACTTTGATTATTTAATCACATCCCCTTTGTCTGATATATATTTCAATTGTCCTTACTTATAACTATCATAGTTTCAGTTTTCTAATTCTTCTGCTTGTCTTTGAGCATTGCCATCCTGTAATCAACTTGAAGTTTTCCCTTATGAGAaattttttgagatatttatagaattgcttttttgtttcctttacatattttactttgaatatttttatcattttataccATTTGAAAGTATCTGTCACATGCTCACTCAGTTCTTTATGCTAAGCAAGATTTTATGATTCCATTGCCTTCTGCTAGAAGTGATTTTGTGTCCTTTTTGCTGTCCTGCAATTTTGTTATTaacattctttgaatttttctagtATGTCTTTGaacatactcttttttttatcCTATGACTATAATATTTGTAGTTGTGTTGGCTTGAAGActcatattttgttcatttgattttGCATGAAATTTGCCTATATGGGAGATGAGCACTGGTTGCAGGGTTCATAATTTTCTGTATTCTCCAGTGGATATTTTTGCAATGCTCAATTTGGCTTGGAAAGAGCATACTTGAAAAATCATTGCTGCTCCCTGAATGGATGTGTTGGTCAGTGGCTATACTTCAGTTTGTATGTTTTCCCCTGATAGTGACTCTCCTCATCACTGtaagaaagaatattattttgaacattttatactGTTGGTATATCTAATATAAGTTCAAAATTAGCTTGACAAATTTTCTGAAATTAACTCCTTTAAATTTCAAGCCACATAATACTGAAAACCATTCACAGCAGAATTCACACTTACAGCTTACTTTAGACCCATAATGTAATTAATCATTTATAAATGTCcaaaagtaatttcttttattacCAATACTTCCTCCCCACACAGATAAGGTAACTAGACACACAGTCTTTGGTTTGAgtgaaatgtgaaaatatttacaGGATCAAGCAATGTTCTTCTAGACAGCAATTACTCTAACAGATATGCATCCATTGTCACCACACACAGCAGTGTTGCAgagacatatatacaaacaaagcACCCATGTCAActtaaaccaaaaagaaagcaaaatgaataaaattataattcataGGATTATGAATATATTGCCTTAATATATTTTTCAAGATGTCGGCAATTTAGAAACTGTTGGTAAagagatttaataaaaattatctaaTAACGAACTATATAAATGATCCCTGAAAGtatagtccaacaatgaccacaataacNNNNNNNNNNNNNNNNNNNNNNNNNNNNNNNNNNNNNNNNNNNNNNNNNNNNNNNNNNNNNNNNNNNNNNNNNNNNNNNNNNNNNNNNNNNNNNNNNNNNacagaaaaatataaagctgtAAGTTTAATCTAAGAGGAATACAACTAAAGGCTGAAGATGCAGTACAGTGAGAGAATGCACACTTGTGAAGCTTTGGTTCAATCCACATAACTCCctaaagagagaaatgaagacagacagCAAAATTAATAATGTGTAGCAtagaaaattaatgttaaaaataaagaaaaaaatcaagatttgtTGAAAGGGTAATAAAGCAAATTCCTAccctataaaaaaaatcaaaaaaggctTCCAGAGGCAATATCATGTCACCTTACATTTGATAAGTCAGAGGTCCATAATTCTCTTGCTATTCAGTTAATACTGACATAGACACAAAGTCCTGGGATCAATATCGGCTACTACTTTAGGTCTTTTCCCAAAGTTACTTATCTTTATGAAAGAGGATCCCTTTGCTCattttggttttcatattttgaaagagaggaaaaaaacatgaaattgtgTGGATAGGGAAGTGGGGATGTATCTGGGAAGAGTTAGAAGAATGAAAGCATGATCAAagcatataatataaaaaattatctaataaaaatttatgatttgtatgtgtttacttttctcttccaTTAGAGTTAGCCTCAATCTTTCACACCTGTGTCCAATGTTCTGCAAAAAGGAGGACAATAACAGTCTAGCTATCAGAATGGTACCAAGATAAGTGTCTCTCTTACTGGACACAGTATAGCACAGTAGTACAATGTATACATTATACATTGTAtattaaaaacaaggaagaaattctGGAATGATAAAAATTCATTGTATCATATCTGAACTCCTCAAAGTATTAATGaaatgtctcaaaaagagaaatgcGGAAACATAAAATAGGAGGTGAGAAAATTTTCTGTaatgtgattatttatttgtagttTGTTATAAGACAGCACAAATCTATCCCATTGTCCACGTTACTGCAGTGTATTGCAAAAGAATACAGTTAAATCAGACCCacctgtctacttcctgttgcatGCTCTATCATGTCTTCATATATATGCAGCTGTTGTCCATATGGAAAATATGAGCTAAACTCTCCTATTTTCACCTTAAGTCCAAGACCGTATGGAAAATTCCAAATCTGAAAAATGCTATACTCTTCCTgaagtttgtctttctggttcatAATCACTCTGTCTCCAAGTGGATTAGTGAAGCGTGTTTTCCTCAGAAAGGAGTGCAGCTGAAAGAGACACACCATTCCATAGTGTGTGTGCCCTTCCTTGAattcataaaatgcattttatttcatctttttttaaatttatttatttattaaagatttctgtctcttccccgattttatttcatcttcaagTCAGTATTATTGAAGATGTCCAGGGGTGCATTAACCATGAATCCAGTGGACTATTAATACTATCATAATGTTTCTAGAATTTaagttctttcagaaaaaaacttCCTAATAGAAACACAGACATATGCAAATACCAAACACCAACAtgaaaacacatgtacacacacacacacacacacacaacatgaaagagatacagagacagacaaagaaagcGACAGAAGTTCACTTCCATTCAGACATACATAATGCAGCTACTTACATTTTATACAGATATACTCATAAATGCCAACACtcacacatgaaaacaaagctaaacacAGTGAGATATATCtaccaaaacagaaacagaaaaacagaaaactacaaAACACATAGACAGgcccacaaatacatgcacacattaatTTACATGACACACATGGAGACAGTTACAGACAAAAACACCTACACAGAGAGATATTGATGTGGTTAGATTTATGCTCAAATACAAAGAAAGATTCTGAgaggcaagcagacagacagtcacacagaaataaaaatacacatatgtgcaaGCAGTATACAACAGTGAGATcaaaacatataaacacatgcactgaaaaaatacacagaaaaatatttacagaaacaaaCTCCTATACAAAAAGACATTGACACAAGACAAATTCATGTTCAGTTCCACTTACAGATAGATATGTAAATATacagaaacaaatatatacacattaatacAGATACAAACAGAGTTAAACAAGACACACAATCATACAACCATATACAAGAAGAACCATGCATTCACACATATGGATGCAAATCTATCTCCTTAACTGAAAAATGACACTGTTTACTGTGTAATGGCTTTCATTCAGGATGTGAAATAATGTCCCTAGAGCCTACAGTGTGAGCAGAATCAGTTTTGAACACTTGTCGAACATGATCTCATAAGCTGATTATCACATATTTGACAAAAATTCACAAGGATTAATTTTCTCATAAATAAGAGAATTAAGGAGAAAGGACTTGGGCTTGCAATTTTAGAACAGGTGTGGTGATATTCAGGTATTCTGTAACAAAATCAGTGGTCTTCCTTTACAAATTGTATCTTCCACACCATTGCTTTTGCATTAAAATTTATACCAGCTTCTAGATTTAcattgcttctgaaaaaaatttccagaaatctttctattttatgaaatattccCTAATTTAGCAAATTGGGATATTTGACAGACACTTAAAGACTTTGATATTGATTATATCAAATTTTATCTAAAAGATGAAACACTACCTTGAAGCAGCGATTATAGTATCTTTTTCCATTATCCATTGGTTGATTATATACATGCTGAAGAAGCATTTCATGGAAGGCATGGGCCACAGTATACACTACATTATATATGTCATAACTCTCATCACTAAAGGCCATGCCAAAGGTCTGTGCTTTTAGCAATTGCAATGAGGCATTGGATAAGCAACTTTTTAGGGTCTTAAACATAGAAGCTGAGACTTTGCAGTTCATGCTCATCCACTCCAGCTTAGCCAGGAATTCATCAGTGTATTTGAGAGGGTTCAGTGTCTGtacaaaagttttaaaactagaaatctCAGAATGCTTGTATGCAAATGTTATTTTCCAATTGAATGAATTAAGTGGGTAGTCATGCTTACTTGTAGTGCCATCCCACTGTGAGGTGGTGACCCATATTCTCTGTAAACCTAGAGATTCCCATCTTCTAAAGCCCACAGCTAGAATACTGTCTGGGTCACCGTAAATGATAACTACATTTGTGGATGATGTCACTATTTGGTTATAATATACTTCAGCTCTTTGCAAGAATAAATCCATCTTGACTGGGATCACACTCACAAAGGCAAAGCAGACTGTAAttttttccatctctcctctTAATTGTGTGAGAAATTGAGTACCCTGATCATTGTCTGAGATGGCCAGTCCAATCCAGTTCCAGTTGAAGTAAAGCATCAAAGAGATCATGGCCAGAGCTAAAGATGTGTCCTTGGCAGCCATCTGATACAGAGAGGGAAACTGCTCACGATTGCTCAGAATGGGATGGAAAGGTCCGTAGGTAATCTGAAGGAACTACAACACAGGGAGCAGCATGAGGTGGCACACACTCAGAAGAACTTGTAAACACACTTTCGGTCAAGAGTTCCTTAAAAACTACTTATATATTACTTCTTCCCTCATCTCAGTTTccaaaaaggaaatgaagcaCCATCAAGCCTGAATAATAACCATGAACTACACTGTTTAACACAAATTTGAAGGTAGTATAAGCCTCACAATCTACTTAGCATTTAGGATTTATAACAGGAGAATGAGAATTTGTGGCAAACTCACATCACAAAATCTCACCTGTTGAGGTCTGAAGAGGTTAAACATGGTCCCAATCATCACAGATATTTCCAAATTTGGTCCTGTAAGCACCATTTCACACATAGTCTGTTTATAGCAGATATAATTAGGGGGTAAATAATAAACTTCTTCAGAAAATTTCAAGTCACTATAAAATTTAATCCCAAATGCACAATCACCTTCTGGGCATCCAAATACAAATGATGAATTTGGTAAAAGATCAGGGTTCCTGTTGACTTCATCCATGGCAAAAGCTAAGGTCAGTGCAAACTGGATGTTTTTAGTTGTTCTGTAAAAAAAATATGGTTCTTAATATGTACAAAGATCTACAGATGATCCTGTGTAGTCAATAGATGTACTATTTTGAGTTGTACAGTATTCCCAACCACTGCCAATACTGAAACAATGGCCTATGCTTTGAGATTGGAATAATATAAGTAGCTGGAAGCTTGTACTAAGCTTTAAAAGTTAATCAGAGTTCATCTTCTATAAAAAAGATGAGCCATCAGCATCTTTCAAAGAGTTTGTTTTCAACTTCTGGTTTTTGAGTGCTTActctaaagaaaaagacaatggcAAAGGTTTTAACCAATCAATATAcctattcatgtatttattttaaatcatagaGCAATGTGAAAAATTAAAGAGACATGTGAACCAATAACTTTATCATAATTTCTACAGATGAGACTGTCCTCAAATGTACAGAGATATGCCAGCATGCCAGCTCCAGGTTCTTGGTGCAGAGATTAAGGCCATGTACTACCTTCTAAGTACTCTTCACCTGTTTTATGTTTACAATGAATGTCATATATTCACACTGGATATATCTGAccaatatattttttatactaACAAACTGCTTTTACTACCTTTCCAGTTACAGTAACACAACAATAGTATCCTACATAAATTTGTATATGCCATTAACATATTTGTAAAACAGAACACGATAAAGTATAAAATGTGAGGAAAATGTTTATGAGGCTTTTTTTGGTAATAAAATTGGGTAACAACTATGTTGGAAGTGAATAATACcaatttgtgtttatatttttgggAAGAGCTTtaacttctgtctcttcctaGTCATTTCATATCATCTGACTGATAAACATCAATTATTCCTTGGTgcagaattgtctgtattctgtcaatcatgttctaaataaacactgattgggagatagccaggcaggaagtataggcaggaaaaccagacaggaagtcaAGGAGGATcagagagaacaggagtattctaggAAGTAGGAAACTATTTCTGCAGTCCagcccagatcaccgaagaagtaggatgtgacctaccccactgaaaaatgtaccaagccatgtggctaacatagataagaataatgggttaatataagttataaaagctaacaagaagcctgagctaatgggccaatcagtttatatctaatgtagactctctgtgtgattttctttggggcttactggttgtggggacctggcaggacagaaaccccaacaagaagCCCCTCAtcttacagaatggcacccaatgtCCTCTTATAATACCTCTTCATTCTAATTAATTTACTCAGAGTAAAATTAATCTATTTCCCACTTAGATATTGTACTGCTATGatataaattttgaatatttttattatcacacAGAAAAAGTGTCATTGAAAATTGAGTAACCACAACAGGAATCTGAGACTAGATCTTGTGAAGCCAAAACACTAATTTCTTTCCCCTAATCATTAAGA encodes the following:
- the LOC101997146 gene encoding vomeronasal type-2 receptor 116-like isoform X1; protein product: MVALIFLFFILNIPFLVSRLTQPRCFWRMRQNKDKGEDLMTGYVFFLKIVQQPVEKDYFNNILNMQITTKNIQFALTLAFAMDEVNRNPDLLPNSSFVFGCPEGDCAFGIKFYSDLKFSEEVYYLPPNYICYKQTMCEMVLTGPNLEISVMIGTMFNLFRPQQFLQITYGPFHPILSNREQFPSLYQMAAKDTSLALAMISLMLYFNWNWIGLAISDNDQGTQFLTQLRGEMEKITVCFAFVSVIPVKMDLFLQRAEVYYNQIVTSSTNVVIIYGDPDSILAVGFRRWESLGLQRIWVTTSQWDGTTSKHDYPLNSFNWKITFAYKHSEISSFKTFVQTLNPLKYTDEFLAKLEWMSMNCKVSASMFKTLKSCLSNASLQLLKAQTFGMAFSDESYDIYNVVYTVAHAFHEMLLQHVYNQPMDNGKRYYNRCFKLHSFLRKTRFTNPLGDRVIMNQKDKLQEEYSIFQIWNFPYGLGLKVKIGEFSSYFPYGQQLHIYEDMIEHATGSRQMPPSVCSADCGPGFRKFSREGMAACCFDCSPCQQNEVSNETNVDKCVKCPEDQYANREQNQCFQKAVIFLNYKDTIGMVLTLMALFFSVLTTVVLGIFVKHHDTPIVKANNQNLSYILLISLIFCFLCPLLFIGHPNSATCILQQITFGVVFTVAVSTVLAKTMTVLLAFKVTAHGTKMRYFLVSGVPNYIIVICTLIQIILCSIWLKYSPPFIENDVHSEHGQILIVCNKGSVTAFYCVLGYHGSLALGSFIVAFLARNLPDTFNEAKLLTFSMLLFCSVWITFLPVYHSTKGKIMVAVEVLSILASSAGLLGCIFIPKCYIILLRPERNSLQKLRNKTSS
- the LOC101997146 gene encoding vomeronasal type-2 receptor 116-like isoform X2; the protein is MVALIFLFFILNIPFLVSRLTQPRCFWRMRQNKDKGEDLMTGYVFFLKIVQQPVEKDYFNNILNMQTTKNIQFALTLAFAMDEVNRNPDLLPNSSFVFGCPEGDCAFGIKFYSDLKFSEEVYYLPPNYICYKQTMCEMVLTGPNLEISVMIGTMFNLFRPQQFLQITYGPFHPILSNREQFPSLYQMAAKDTSLALAMISLMLYFNWNWIGLAISDNDQGTQFLTQLRGEMEKITVCFAFVSVIPVKMDLFLQRAEVYYNQIVTSSTNVVIIYGDPDSILAVGFRRWESLGLQRIWVTTSQWDGTTSKHDYPLNSFNWKITFAYKHSEISSFKTFVQTLNPLKYTDEFLAKLEWMSMNCKVSASMFKTLKSCLSNASLQLLKAQTFGMAFSDESYDIYNVVYTVAHAFHEMLLQHVYNQPMDNGKRYYNRCFKLHSFLRKTRFTNPLGDRVIMNQKDKLQEEYSIFQIWNFPYGLGLKVKIGEFSSYFPYGQQLHIYEDMIEHATGSRQMPPSVCSADCGPGFRKFSREGMAACCFDCSPCQQNEVSNETNVDKCVKCPEDQYANREQNQCFQKAVIFLNYKDTIGMVLTLMALFFSVLTTVVLGIFVKHHDTPIVKANNQNLSYILLISLIFCFLCPLLFIGHPNSATCILQQITFGVVFTVAVSTVLAKTMTVLLAFKVTAHGTKMRYFLVSGVPNYIIVICTLIQIILCSIWLKYSPPFIENDVHSEHGQILIVCNKGSVTAFYCVLGYHGSLALGSFIVAFLARNLPDTFNEAKLLTFSMLLFCSVWITFLPVYHSTKGKIMVAVEVLSILASSAGLLGCIFIPKCYIILLRPERNSLQKLRNKTSS
- the LOC101997146 gene encoding vomeronasal type-2 receptor 116-like isoform X3, whose product is MVALIFLFFILNIPFLVSRLTQPRCFWRMRQNKDKGEDLMTGYVFFLKIVQQPVEKDYFNNILNMQTTKNIQFALTLAFAMDEVNRNPDLLPNSSFVFGCPEGDCAFGIKFYSDLKFSEEVYYLPPNYICYKQTMCEMVLTGPNLEISFLQITYGPFHPILSNREQFPSLYQMAAKDTSLALAMISLMLYFNWNWIGLAISDNDQGTQFLTQLRGEMEKITVCFAFVSVIPVKMDLFLQRAEVYYNQIVTSSTNVVIIYGDPDSILAVGFRRWESLGLQRIWVTTSQWDGTTSKHDYPLNSFNWKITFAYKHSEISSFKTFVQTLNPLKYTDEFLAKLEWMSMNCKVSASMFKTLKSCLSNASLQLLKAQTFGMAFSDESYDIYNVVYTVAHAFHEMLLQHVYNQPMDNGKRYYNRCFKLHSFLRKTRFTNPLGDRVIMNQKDKLQEEYSIFQIWNFPYGLGLKVKIGEFSSYFPYGQQLHIYEDMIEHATGSRQMPPSVCSADCGPGFRKFSREGMAACCFDCSPCQQNEVSNETNVDKCVKCPEDQYANREQNQCFQKAVIFLNYKDTIGMVLTLMALFFSVLTTVVLGIFVKHHDTPIVKANNQNLSYILLISLIFCFLCPLLFIGHPNSATCILQQITFGVVFTVAVSTVLAKTMTVLLAFKVTAHGTKMRYFLVSGVPNYIIVICTLIQIILCSIWLKYSPPFIENDVHSEHGQILIVCNKGSVTAFYCVLGYHGSLALGSFIVAFLARNLPDTFNEAKLLTFSMLLFCSVWITFLPVYHSTKGKIMVAVEVLSILASSAGLLGCIFIPKCYIILLRPERNSLQKLRNKTSS